In Flavobacteriaceae bacterium, the following proteins share a genomic window:
- a CDS encoding DUF721 domain-containing protein → MSKRNNEHLKLSDALKEFVTENKLQKGLDKVDVQEAWVNLMGNGVNSYTTNVQLQNDVLYVQLSSSVLREELSYGKEKIITMLNESLGKELIKKLVLR, encoded by the coding sequence ATGAGTAAACGTAATAATGAACATTTAAAATTAAGTGATGCCCTTAAAGAATTTGTTACTGAAAATAAATTGCAAAAAGGCCTTGATAAAGTTGATGTACAAGAAGCTTGGGTGAATTTAATGGGAAATGGTGTAAACAGTTATACTACTAATGTGCAATTGCAAAATGATGTACTATATGTGCAATTAAGCTCGTCTGTATTACGTGAAGAATTAAGTTATGGTAAAGAGAAAATTATTACGATGCTTAATGAATCCTTAGGTAAAGAGTTAATTAAAAAGTTAGTATTGAGGTAA
- the recF gene encoding DNA replication and repair protein RecF — MILKDLSLVNYKNFDSQSFIFNSKINCFVGPNGIGKTNVLDAIYHLSFGKSYFNPVSSQNIKHDEDFFVIDGNYIKEERDEKVIVSLKRGLKKVIKRNGKVYERFSDHIGFLPLVIISPADRDLIIEGSDVRRKFIDGVISQSDKDYLQDLINYNKLISQRNSLLKYFFINNTFNQDSLDVYNFQLNALGQVIFEKRKAFLESFIPIFKERYKWISNDSESVHLDYKSDLFKNDLNTLLNDNINKDRALQYTSVGIHKDDLNFKIENYPIKKFGSQGQQKSFLIALKLAQFDFIKTQSGVNPILLLDDVFDKLDEQRVTQIINLVDDKNFGQIFISDTHHDRTENAIKSAHQTYEIFNLG; from the coding sequence ATGATTTTAAAAGACTTATCTTTAGTAAATTACAAAAACTTTGACAGTCAAAGTTTTATCTTTAATTCTAAAATAAATTGTTTTGTAGGCCCAAATGGTATCGGAAAAACAAATGTTTTAGATGCTATTTATCATTTATCTTTTGGAAAAAGCTATTTTAACCCTGTTTCATCTCAAAATATAAAACATGACGAAGATTTTTTTGTTATAGACGGTAACTATATAAAAGAAGAACGTGATGAAAAAGTTATTGTATCGTTAAAAAGAGGGTTAAAAAAAGTTATTAAACGTAATGGCAAAGTTTATGAGCGTTTTAGTGATCATATTGGTTTTTTACCTCTCGTAATTATTTCTCCTGCTGATCGTGATTTAATTATCGAAGGGAGTGATGTGCGTCGTAAATTTATAGATGGTGTAATTTCGCAAAGTGATAAGGATTATTTACAAGATTTAATAAATTACAACAAATTAATATCTCAACGTAATTCTCTCTTAAAATACTTTTTTATAAATAATACTTTTAATCAAGACTCACTAGATGTCTATAATTTTCAACTCAACGCATTGGGGCAAGTTATTTTTGAAAAGCGAAAAGCCTTTTTAGAAAGTTTTATTCCTATTTTTAAAGAACGTTATAAATGGATTAGTAATGATAGCGAATCTGTTCATTTAGATTATAAAAGTGATTTATTTAAAAATGATTTAAATACTTTACTAAACGATAACATTAATAAAGATAGAGCTTTACAATATACTTCTGTTGGTATACACAAAGATGATCTTAATTTTAAAATTGAAAACTATCCAATTAAGAAATTTGGAAGTCAAGGACAGCAAAAATCATTTTTAATAGCCTTAAAACTAGCACAATTTGATTTTATAAAAACTCAAAGTGGAGTCAATCCTATTTTATTATTAGATGATGTTTTTGATAAATTAGATGAGCAACGTGTTACTCAAATCATTAACTTAGTAGACGATAAAAATTTTGGACAAATTTTTATAAGTGATACACATCACGATCGTACTGAAAATGCTATTAAGAGTGCACATCAAACTTATGAGATATTTAATCTTGGTTAA
- a CDS encoding tetratricopeptide repeat protein, with protein MATYKKRGYKPKTKAEKVEAIEDNSTTAEVFNTLDQGASKAEEWVIKNQKYIFIIVGLAAVLILGYLGYNKYIQEPKESNAMNDMYQAQQYFDRAVNDPAKDSLYTLSLNGGEGKFGMLDIINEYGGTNAGNLAKYYAGMAYLNLKDYQNAITYLSDFSGGTDEFKILAQGGIGDAFAQLNQLDDALDYYDKAVTIGNNDYLTSMFLFKAGTTALELNQNNKALGYFNRIKNDFPNAVGPAHIDVFIGKAEAAMKN; from the coding sequence ATGGCGACTTACAAGAAAAGAGGTTATAAACCAAAAACAAAAGCTGAAAAGGTTGAAGCAATAGAGGATAACTCTACAACGGCTGAGGTATTTAATACTTTAGATCAGGGAGCTTCTAAGGCAGAGGAGTGGGTTATTAAAAATCAAAAGTATATTTTTATAATTGTTGGCTTGGCTGCAGTATTAATTTTAGGATATTTAGGATATAATAAATATATACAAGAACCTAAAGAAAGTAATGCAATGAATGATATGTATCAAGCACAACAGTATTTTGATCGTGCTGTTAATGATCCTGCAAAAGATTCATTATATACATTATCATTAAATGGAGGGGAAGGTAAGTTTGGAATGCTAGATATCATTAATGAATATGGAGGTACTAACGCTGGTAATTTAGCAAAGTATTATGCAGGAATGGCGTACTTGAATTTAAAAGATTACCAAAATGCGATTACTTATTTAAGTGATTTTTCTGGAGGTACTGATGAATTTAAAATACTTGCTCAAGGTGGAATAGGAGATGCATTTGCTCAATTAAATCAATTAGACGATGCTTTAGATTATTATGATAAAGCTGTTACTATAGGTAATAATGATTACTTAACGTCTATGTTTTTATTTAAAGCAGGAACTACAGCTTTAGAACTTAACCAAAACAACAAAGCATTAGGTTATTTTAATCGAATAAAGAATGATTTTCCAAATGCAGTAGGGCCAGCTCATATAGATGTGTTTATTGGTAAAGCAGAAGCTGCTATGAAAAACTAA
- a CDS encoding 6,7-dimethyl-8-ribityllumazine synthase, whose translation MATINKNLSAYDKTTIPNAKDFRFGIVVSEWNENITEGLYKGAYDTLIDCGASSDNIIRRNVPGSFELIYGSKKMLSQNVDAVIAIGSVIQGETKHFDFVCEGVSQGIKDLNIMHDVPVIFCVLTDNTLQQAIDRSGGIHGNKGTEAAIAAIKMVELNKNA comes from the coding sequence ATGGCTACCATAAATAAAAATTTATCAGCATATGATAAAACAACAATCCCAAACGCGAAAGATTTTCGGTTTGGGATTGTTGTTTCAGAATGGAATGAAAATATTACAGAAGGCTTATATAAGGGAGCTTACGATACGCTTATAGATTGTGGTGCTTCTAGTGATAATATTATACGTCGGAATGTTCCTGGTAGTTTTGAATTGATTTATGGAAGCAAAAAAATGCTCTCACAAAATGTAGATGCAGTGATTGCAATTGGTAGTGTGATTCAAGGAGAAACAAAACACTTCGATTTTGTATGCGAAGGTGTATCTCAGGGTATAAAAGATCTAAACATTATGCACGATGTGCCAGTTATATTTTGTGTGTTAACAGATAATACGTTACAGCAAGCTATAGATCGTTCTGGTGGGATTCATGGTAATAAAGGAACAGAAGCAGCAATTGCAGCAATAAAAATGGTTGAATTAAACAAAAACGCTTAA
- a CDS encoding riboflavin synthase subunit beta, which translates to MGILKTRKNKRFNYTPRYYKSDSDGSPFEIKHKFDSYRKTVGGKSGIKTKINNALDELKEEPDREANRRILIIVAALVLIFLFVIDFDLSIFF; encoded by the coding sequence ATGGGTATTTTAAAAACACGTAAAAACAAAAGATTTAATTACACTCCTCGCTATTATAAGAGTGATAGTGATGGCAGCCCTTTTGAGATCAAACATAAGTTTGATAGTTATAGAAAGACTGTAGGTGGGAAATCAGGAATTAAAACAAAAATTAATAACGCTTTAGATGAATTAAAAGAAGAGCCAGATAGAGAAGCCAACAGACGTATATTAATTATAGTTGCAGCACTAGTATTGATATTTTTGTTTGTAATAGATTTCGATTTGTCTATTTTCTTCTAA
- the mutL gene encoding DNA mismatch repair endonuclease MutL, giving the protein MADIIQLLPDHVANQIAAGEVVQRPASVVKELLENAIDAGANTIKLIIKDAGKTLIQVIDDGKGMSATDARLSFERHATSKIKTAEDLFNLHTKGFRGEALASIAAIAHVELKTKQEQDEVGTHINIEGSEVVSQDVIATPRGTSLAVKNLFFNIPARRNFLKSNTVETRHIIDEFHRVTLAHPKISFSMYHNGSELFNLPVSNNRQRIVNIFGGKTNEKLVPVEESTEILKVEGFIGKPEFAKKTRGEQFFFVNNRFIKSQYLNHAINSAFDGLLRNGTHASYFLYLQVDPKTIDINIHPTKTEIKFDDEHTLYAILRAAVKHSLGQFSIAPVLDFERDKNLDTPYDFKNKDGNVPNVEVDRSFNPFKEEKTSSKLSHGVIYKKEPTTGWESLYVGLESKSNLSQGEFSEMQFESDTVTPSFFDDNQSPSAQNTFQLHNKYIVNTIKSGILIIDQHRAHQRVLYEEFLQDITVKEAVSQQLLFPVRLEFSNTEIELLQNLKDQLEQTGFVFSKLKDGVVEFSGVPINMVEASVSSILEQLISDVENEVPDSNFSQTDLLAKSLARSLAIKTGQRLTNEEQEHLVNSLFACKEPNISPTNKSTFVTMRVEDIDKKFN; this is encoded by the coding sequence ATGGCAGATATTATACAATTATTACCAGATCACGTTGCTAATCAGATAGCAGCGGGAGAAGTGGTACAACGACCAGCCTCTGTAGTTAAAGAGCTTTTAGAAAATGCCATTGATGCAGGTGCAAATACTATTAAACTTATTATTAAAGATGCAGGTAAAACCTTAATCCAAGTTATAGATGATGGAAAGGGAATGAGCGCTACTGATGCTCGGTTAAGTTTTGAGCGTCATGCTACTTCAAAAATAAAAACTGCAGAAGATTTATTTAACCTTCATACCAAAGGTTTTCGAGGTGAAGCATTGGCTAGTATAGCAGCAATTGCTCATGTAGAGTTAAAAACAAAACAAGAACAAGATGAAGTAGGAACTCATATTAATATAGAAGGGAGTGAAGTTGTGAGTCAAGATGTAATAGCTACTCCAAGAGGAACTTCTCTGGCTGTTAAAAATCTGTTTTTTAATATTCCTGCACGACGTAATTTTTTAAAATCAAACACTGTAGAAACACGCCATATCATTGATGAGTTTCATCGTGTTACTTTAGCACATCCGAAAATTAGTTTTTCGATGTATCATAACGGAAGTGAGCTATTTAATCTTCCTGTAAGCAATAATAGGCAACGTATTGTTAATATTTTTGGAGGTAAAACAAACGAAAAATTAGTGCCAGTTGAAGAATCTACAGAAATCTTAAAAGTCGAAGGGTTTATTGGTAAACCTGAGTTTGCTAAAAAAACAAGAGGTGAGCAATTCTTTTTTGTAAATAATCGTTTTATTAAAAGCCAGTATTTAAATCATGCTATAAACTCAGCTTTTGATGGCTTATTAAGAAACGGTACACATGCAAGTTATTTTTTATACCTGCAAGTAGACCCTAAAACAATAGATATTAATATTCATCCTACAAAAACTGAAATTAAGTTTGATGATGAACATACATTATATGCTATTTTAAGAGCAGCTGTTAAGCATAGTTTAGGACAGTTTAGTATTGCTCCTGTTTTAGATTTTGAAAGAGATAAAAATCTTGATACGCCTTATGATTTTAAGAATAAAGACGGAAATGTTCCTAATGTAGAAGTTGATAGAAGTTTTAATCCTTTTAAAGAAGAAAAAACAAGTTCAAAGTTATCACATGGCGTAATTTATAAGAAAGAACCAACAACAGGTTGGGAAAGCTTGTATGTAGGATTAGAATCTAAAAGCAATCTCTCACAAGGTGAGTTTAGTGAAATGCAGTTTGAAAGCGATACTGTTACCCCTTCATTTTTTGATGACAATCAATCACCTTCAGCTCAAAATACATTTCAATTACATAACAAATACATTGTTAACACCATAAAATCGGGAATATTAATTATTGATCAACATCGAGCACATCAACGTGTCTTATATGAAGAATTTTTACAAGATATTACCGTTAAAGAAGCTGTAAGTCAGCAATTGTTGTTTCCTGTACGTTTAGAATTTTCTAATACTGAAATAGAATTACTACAAAATTTAAAAGATCAGTTAGAGCAAACAGGATTTGTGTTTTCTAAATTAAAAGATGGAGTGGTTGAATTTTCAGGAGTACCAATTAATATGGTTGAAGCTAGTGTATCTTCTATTTTGGAACAGTTAATTAGTGATGTAGAAAATGAAGTGCCTGATAGTAATTTTAGTCAAACCGATTTGCTAGCAAAATCATTAGCAAGAAGCTTAGCAATAAAAACAGGGCAACGACTAACTAATGAAGAGCAAGAACATTTGGTGAATAGTTTATTTGCTTGTAAAGAACCTAATATTTCACCAACAAATAAATCAACATTTGTAACAATGCGTGTTGAGGATATTGATAAAAAATTTAATTAA
- a CDS encoding rhomboid family intramembrane serine protease, translated as MMRITDTVKHLLIINVVMFIGTISIGNGELFYQWFALYFPKNDLFQPWQIFTHMFMHGSPTHILFNMFALWMFGTAVEQRLGSKNFLFIYISAGLGAVLFQLGYYYFKFYSGMDLLTSGGFDQGQIIDTLSSNVNTYDRRWERILSQQQLQSFVGVFNASMVGASGCIMGILAAFGMMNPEAKLMMIFLPIPIKAKYFIPGIILLDVISAISGQSFFSPSNTAYMAHVGGAITGFLIMWYWKKNQFNKHRWN; from the coding sequence ATGATGAGAATTACAGATACGGTAAAACACTTATTAATCATTAACGTGGTTATGTTTATTGGTACTATTTCTATAGGAAATGGAGAATTGTTTTACCAATGGTTTGCGCTATATTTTCCAAAAAATGATTTATTTCAACCTTGGCAGATCTTTACACATATGTTTATGCATGGAAGTCCAACACATATTTTGTTTAATATGTTTGCATTATGGATGTTTGGGACAGCAGTAGAACAACGTTTAGGAAGTAAGAATTTTTTATTTATTTATATTTCAGCAGGGTTAGGAGCTGTTCTTTTTCAATTAGGATATTATTATTTTAAATTCTACTCAGGAATGGATCTATTAACTAGTGGAGGTTTTGATCAGGGACAAATAATAGATACTCTATCATCTAATGTAAACACTTATGATAGAAGATGGGAAAGAATATTATCTCAGCAACAATTACAAAGTTTTGTAGGAGTGTTTAATGCATCAATGGTAGGTGCGTCAGGTTGTATTATGGGAATTTTAGCTGCATTTGGTATGATGAACCCAGAAGCAAAACTGATGATGATCTTTTTGCCAATTCCTATAAAAGCAAAGTATTTTATTCCAGGAATTATTCTTTTAGATGTTATTTCTGCAATTTCTGGACAATCATTTTTTAGCCCAAGTAATACGGCATATATGGCTCATGTTGGTGGTGCAATTACTGGATTTTTAATCATGTGGTATTGGAAGAAAAACCAATTTAATAAACATCGTTGGAATTAA
- a CDS encoding rhomboid family intramembrane serine protease has translation MTSLTQDIQDKLKRLTTFEKIIAINVVVYFIGWLLATTQTNVFRSESLSWLELPNTFSEFIGKPWSIITYGFTHFEFWHLFFNMLVLYFVGRSFSNLFSIKIALNVYFLGIITGGLTFILIYALFPNGFLSNVGALVGASAGVRAALIFLCAYMPNKEVGFATIRFKLMYVGIALVFLDIVGLFGDNQGGNIAHLGGALLGYFYAIQLKKGIDIGKGFERLMDSITSLFSKKSKTKLKTVHKKSKKKTYAGHTKQEFDEFNTQKRIDIILDKISKSGYDSLNEDEKAFLFKAGKK, from the coding sequence ATGACATCACTTACGCAAGACATACAAGACAAGTTGAAACGTCTTACTACTTTTGAAAAAATTATAGCAATCAATGTTGTAGTTTACTTTATTGGTTGGTTGCTTGCAACTACACAAACTAATGTTTTTAGATCTGAAAGTTTAAGCTGGTTAGAGTTACCTAATACTTTTTCTGAATTTATTGGTAAACCATGGTCTATTATTACATATGGATTTACACATTTTGAGTTTTGGCATCTCTTTTTTAATATGCTTGTATTGTATTTTGTTGGGAGATCGTTTTCAAATTTATTTAGTATAAAAATAGCATTGAATGTTTATTTTTTAGGTATTATAACTGGAGGCCTTACTTTTATTTTAATATATGCATTATTTCCAAATGGATTTTTAAGTAATGTTGGTGCTTTAGTTGGCGCATCAGCAGGTGTACGTGCTGCTTTAATTTTTTTATGTGCATACATGCCAAATAAAGAAGTTGGTTTTGCGACTATACGTTTTAAATTAATGTACGTAGGTATTGCATTAGTTTTTTTAGATATAGTGGGTTTGTTTGGTGATAATCAGGGTGGTAATATTGCTCATTTAGGTGGAGCTCTTTTAGGATATTTTTATGCAATTCAATTAAAAAAAGGAATAGATATAGGAAAAGGATTTGAGCGTTTAATGGATAGTATAACAAGTTTATTCTCTAAAAAATCAAAAACAAAATTAAAGACTGTACATAAAAAGAGTAAGAAGAAAACTTATGCAGGGCATACTAAACAAGAGTTTGATGAGTTTAATACTCAGAAACGTATTGATATAATACTCGATAAAATCAGTAAAAGTGGCTATGATAGTTTAAATGAAGATGAAAAAGCGTTTTTGTTTAAGGCTGGAAAAAAGTAA
- a CDS encoding endonuclease — protein MKKLNTLDKLVFFFNLFIAIMLLFSYVLPYVQPKNFAFLSVLSLGVPLLIVLNILFLIYWLLKVKKHLLISLIVLIIGSKYVTSLYKFSSSKDIESTDNISLMNYNVRLFNLYNWIPSNNTQKEIVNLIKEAAPEIISFQEYHPHADVDLSFYKYKYESLSGSRIKYGQAIFSKYPIIDSGSVKFPSTANNAIYADIVKDEDTLRIYNVHLQSLRIQSDLEQLQMENSDVLIEHISDAFEIQQSQAELFIKHKSKSPYRVIVCGDFNNTPYSYVYDKIKGDLKDAFQEAGNGFGRTFDFKYFPTRIDFILTDPSYSVNSFKTYKKKLSDHYPIMAKVSLHK, from the coding sequence ATGAAGAAGTTAAATACTTTAGACAAATTAGTGTTTTTCTTCAATTTATTTATAGCTATAATGCTATTGTTTTCTTATGTATTACCTTATGTACAACCTAAAAATTTTGCATTTCTATCTGTTTTAAGCCTTGGTGTACCGTTACTTATTGTATTAAATATTCTGTTCTTAATTTATTGGCTTCTTAAAGTTAAAAAACACTTACTAATATCTCTAATTGTATTAATTATAGGTTCTAAATATGTTACATCTTTATATAAATTTTCTTCTTCTAAAGATATTGAAAGCACTGATAATATTTCATTGATGAATTATAATGTGCGCTTGTTTAATTTATATAATTGGATACCAAGTAACAATACGCAAAAAGAGATTGTAAACCTTATAAAAGAAGCTGCGCCAGAAATAATTAGTTTTCAAGAATACCATCCACACGCAGATGTTGATTTATCATTTTATAAATATAAATACGAATCACTCTCAGGTTCTCGAATTAAATATGGTCAAGCTATTTTTTCAAAATACCCAATTATAGATTCAGGTTCTGTAAAGTTTCCCAGTACAGCCAACAATGCAATCTATGCGGATATTGTTAAAGATGAAGATACCTTACGTATATATAATGTTCATCTACAATCTTTACGTATTCAATCAGATCTAGAACAATTACAAATGGAAAACTCTGATGTGCTTATCGAGCATATAAGTGATGCTTTTGAAATACAACAATCTCAAGCCGAATTATTTATTAAGCATAAAAGTAAATCTCCTTATAGAGTTATTGTGTGCGGAGATTTTAATAATACTCCATACTCGTATGTGTACGATAAAATTAAAGGTGATTTAAAAGATGCTTTTCAAGAAGCTGGAAATGGTTTTGGACGTACATTTGATTTTAAATACTTCCCAACACGTATCGATTTTATACTTACAGATCCATCTTATTCTGTTAATAGTTTTAAAACCTACAAGAAGAAATTGTCGGATCACTATCCAATAATGGCTAAAGTAAGTTTACATAAATAA
- the lepB gene encoding signal peptidase I encodes MTLMQWFIFFLIIQVVHGLGTWKLYLKAGRQAWEAFIPVYNAIVLMKIINRSPWWTILLFLPIINLIMFPVVWVETARSYGKNTYIDTFLALITLGFYNYYINYVLNVEYIKDRSLQPKSSSGDWVSSILFAIVAATLVHTYFMQPYVIPSSSLEKSLLVGDFLFVSKFHYGARAPMTTVAAPMVHDTIPVLKKKSYLFDDKIENNKTSWKNKLQLPYLRIPGFEKIDRNEIVVFNQPADTLLDMNNFNPDRNYYKPIDKKTNLVKRCVGIPGDSLEIRNGYVYINGVKNELPDRAHLQFSYIVETKNGRFNNSQLANRYNITDFPNYNQNSSVALFPAISDESFNRFKNHPNVASIKLFKNEKGKRESSIFPHDPEYKWNSDFFGPVYIPKAGTTVDINVDVLPLYKRVITEYEGNKLQVKGNQIYINDELTTTYTFTQDYYWMMGDNRNNSIDARFWGFVPFSHVVGKPVFIWMSIDGINDGIGNWKIRWDRVFTTVHGNGERTSYLIPFLAALLAIFGYKKWRKRKKA; translated from the coding sequence ATGACATTAATGCAGTGGTTTATATTTTTCTTAATAATTCAAGTTGTTCATGGTTTAGGAACTTGGAAATTATATCTAAAAGCTGGCAGACAAGCCTGGGAAGCTTTTATTCCTGTATATAATGCAATAGTTTTAATGAAAATTATTAATCGTTCGCCTTGGTGGACGATCTTATTATTTCTTCCTATAATTAACTTAATTATGTTTCCTGTAGTTTGGGTAGAAACTGCTAGAAGTTATGGTAAAAATACATACATAGATACATTTTTAGCTTTAATTACCCTAGGGTTTTATAACTATTATATAAATTATGTATTGAATGTTGAGTATATAAAAGACAGGAGTTTACAACCTAAAAGCTCATCTGGAGATTGGGTAAGCTCTATTTTATTTGCTATTGTAGCTGCAACTTTGGTACATACTTACTTTATGCAACCCTACGTGATTCCATCATCATCTCTAGAAAAGTCATTATTAGTTGGAGATTTCTTATTTGTTAGTAAATTTCATTATGGAGCAAGAGCACCTATGACTACTGTTGCAGCTCCTATGGTACATGATACTATTCCTGTACTTAAAAAGAAATCTTATCTTTTTGACGATAAAATTGAGAATAATAAAACATCATGGAAAAATAAATTACAACTTCCTTATTTAAGAATTCCAGGATTTGAAAAAATAGATCGTAATGAGATTGTAGTATTTAACCAACCTGCAGATACTCTGTTGGACATGAATAATTTCAATCCAGATAGAAATTACTATAAACCTATAGATAAAAAAACTAATCTTGTAAAACGTTGTGTTGGTATTCCTGGAGATTCTTTAGAAATTCGCAATGGTTATGTATATATAAATGGTGTTAAAAATGAGTTACCAGATAGAGCGCATCTACAATTTTCATATATAGTAGAAACAAAAAATGGAAGATTCAATAATTCTCAATTAGCTAATAGATATAATATCACAGATTTCCCAAACTATAATCAAAATAGTTCTGTTGCTTTATTTCCTGCAATTTCTGATGAAAGTTTTAATAGGTTTAAAAATCATCCTAATGTTGCATCTATCAAATTATTTAAAAATGAAAAAGGAAAAAGAGAATCTTCAATATTTCCTCACGATCCAGAGTATAAATGGAATAGTGATTTCTTTGGTCCTGTTTACATTCCTAAAGCAGGAACTACTGTTGATATTAACGTAGATGTTTTACCTCTTTACAAACGCGTAATTACCGAATACGAAGGCAATAAACTTCAAGTAAAAGGAAATCAAATTTACATTAATGATGAGTTGACAACTACATATACTTTTACTCAAGATTATTATTGGATGATGGGAGATAATCGTAATAACTCAATAGATGCCAGATTTTGGGGATTTGTACCTTTTAGCCATGTGGTTGGTAAGCCTGTATTTATCTGGATGAGTATTGATGGTATTAATGACGGTATAGGAAATTGGAAAATACGTTGGGATCGTGTGTTTACTACAGTACATGGTAATGGCGAACGCACTTCATATTTAATTCCGTTTTTAGCAGCTTTATTAGCAATATTCGGATATAAAAAATGGCGTAAACGTAAAAAAGCGTAA
- the dapB gene encoding 4-hydroxy-tetrahydrodipicolinate reductase: MKIALLGYGKMGKVIEQIALDRGHTIVLKIGRDATNYNITDADIAIDFSIPSSAVANISNCLNHSIPIVSGTTGWLDNYDDMVALCNEKQGGFIYASNFSLGVNIFFELNKTLAKMMSTLKQYNVSMEEIHHTQKLDAPSGTAITLAEGIIENSEYKDWSLRTQAKTNSIPIEAKRIENVPGTHIIDYNSEVDKISIEHVAHSRNGFALGAVIAAEWLLGKTGVYTMNDVLNIG, from the coding sequence ATGAAAATAGCATTACTTGGGTATGGTAAAATGGGAAAAGTAATAGAGCAAATAGCTTTAGATCGTGGTCATACCATAGTATTAAAAATCGGTAGAGATGCTACAAATTATAATATAACTGATGCTGATATCGCTATAGATTTTAGCATCCCTAGTTCTGCAGTAGCTAATATTTCTAATTGTTTAAATCATAGTATTCCTATAGTTTCTGGTACTACAGGTTGGTTAGATAATTACGATGATATGGTAGCTTTATGCAATGAAAAGCAAGGTGGTTTTATATATGCTTCAAATTTTAGCTTGGGGGTAAATATCTTTTTTGAATTGAATAAAACTTTAGCAAAAATGATGAGTACTCTTAAGCAGTATAATGTGAGTATGGAAGAAATTCATCACACTCAAAAGCTAGATGCGCCAAGTGGGACAGCAATTACTCTTGCAGAAGGGATTATTGAAAACTCAGAATATAAGGATTGGTCATTAAGAACACAGGCAAAAACTAATTCAATACCTATTGAAGCCAAGCGTATTGAAAATGTGCCAGGTACTCACATTATAGATTATAATTCTGAGGTTGATAAAATCTCAATAGAGCATGTTGCTCATAGCAGAAATGGTTTTGCTTTAGGAGCAGTTATTGCAGCAGAATGGCTACTGGGAAAAACAGGAGTATATACAATGAATGATGTGTTAAATATTGGTTAA